The following is a genomic window from Phycisphaeraceae bacterium.
GATGACACGGAAATTGTTGGGGGTGACGACGACCGGGGCTTGTGTATCGCCTATATCGGGAAAGTAATGACCATTAAGCTTCAGACCAAAGGTTACGGTCTCGTTATCCAGTATGGCAGCCGTTTGCGTGGGATCCGAAGTTTCAACCTTGTTGGAGTTAATCTTGAAACGAAGCTGTATCGGACGGCCAAAAGCTTTTGCAGTGTTGAGGCCGGTGAAGCGGTAAGTTTGTTTGTTGCGAGGCGCGATGGTGAACCATTTATTGAGGACGACCGTCTGTATCTGCTTTCGCTGCTCCGGTGTGAGTTGGTTGGCGGCAGCCTGAAGATCCTGTGGGTTTGCCGGGTTGTAATTGCCGCCTCCAAACCGTTCAGGTTCAGCCTCATACATCTCCTTGAACACATTGCGAAACATGTTCTGCATCGCACTTTCATCAATCGGCACCGGTTGAACGGAGTCTCGCGCCACCAGTACATATTCCTCCACTGCCCACCGATCCGCGTCGCCGCGATCACGTTGTGCCTGGAGAATGCGGGTGAATAGGTGAGTTGCTCCGCCGATCGCCGCCACCAGGAGCAGGTTCAACGCCATGATCCCCAGCCATTTGCCCAGCAGGTATTGCCCGCGGCCGACTGGTTTGGTCAGCGTGAGAAAAATCTGTCGCCGCTCCAGTTCATCAGAGATAGTTTTGCACGCGAGGAAGATTGTCATCAGACTCAGAAAAAGCGTACCCAACCCCAGCGAATAAGTGATAAACGATTGCACTCGGTATTGGAGGCGTTCCGCTGGATTGAAAAGAAAAGGCAGAATAGGCAGTACGACGACGATGAGGATGATGAAAATCAAAGCGACCTTCATTCGTATCGCTTCATCCACCAGCGTCCGTGCGATACCGAGTACCGGGTGTCCGGGTCGCAGCAGGAGTCGGATTAACGCCAGGCCGAGCAAGAAAAAAATCGTCATCGCCCAGATACCCGAGAGGCCGATGGCCGTACCGGGATACCAGCGGGAGAGCCCCCACTCAGACAGGTAATACGACATGCTTGGCATGCCGTGGAGATAGGGCGGCCCGACATAGATACGCGAACCAGTGATGAGGTAGAGAACGACAGTTCCGTGGAGGAAGAAGGCAGTCCAACGGACCTGTTTAAGGTGTCGCCACCACCAGCAGCCGACTATTAACCACACATAAGCAGCCGCCCAACTGATCCATAGCGTGATATTGGCCGCGTTGTGCATTGACACAGCGCGTTGAAGTGCCGCTTGGTCGCCGCTCCGAGGAATTTGCGCAACCATTGCGGCCGCGAGACCCTGGCCTAACGCCACGATCACCACCAAGACGATCAGCCAGATCACCCAACGTTTCAGCACAGTTAACTCCGAGACTCGTCATGACCGGACGATTTGGCCGGCTCATCGCCCTTGAACGGCTCAACCTTGGTTAAGGCTTCGATGAAAGCTTGATCGGGTTGTTCACCGGTTGTTTTCCGTTGTGTTTCGACGGGAGGAGGCTGGCTTGCAGGTGGTGCCGCAGTAACGACCGGCGTCTGCTCCGGTTCAGGTGGTGCAGGCTTAGGCGTTGTCGGCAGGGCCGTCGCCGCAGAAGGGATCACTGCGACCTGCGGGCTAGGAGGCGCTGTCGCTTCCGCAGGCTCGTTTGTGGGCACGATCAACGAATTGAGCACTGCATTGTCGGGCTGGGGCGAGGCAGGCTCGACGATAGCTGGCTCTTGATTGGCTGGCTCAACAGATGGCTGTGGTGCGGATACGAGTTGTTCGATGACGTTATCCGGTTCATCGCTTTGGGTCGCAGGCCCGCTGGTGAGAAACTCCGCAATTTTTCCGCCCGATCTCGCGCCGGATGTCGTGGCACCCTCAGCCTGTGCCTGTTGCACAATTTCAAGAAAGAGAGATTCGAGCTTCTGTCGCGGCTGTTCCACGCGGTCGATACTCTTGCCATGTTTCTCCAGCAGAGCCTCGACCTCCTGAATGGTCTCCACATCCAGCGCCTCAGTTTGGATCGTTGTCATGTCCTGACGGAGAAGCAATTCATCGACGGTGCCTTGAGCGCGAACTTTGCCGCCGAACATGATCGCTACACGATCACAAACATCTTCGACATCTGCCAGAAGGTGGGAACAAAGGAGAATGGTCTTGCCTCGGCGTGCCAACTCAAGGATGAGATCTTTGATCTGGCGTGTCCCGATGGGATCCATCCCTGTGGTGGGTTCATCCAGAATGAGCAATTGCGGGTCGTTGATCAGTGCCTGCGCCAAGCCGATGCGGCGCTGCATACCCTTGGAATATTCACCAACCGGACGGCGTTGTACGGCTTCGAGGCCTACGAACTGGAGTAGCTGATCAATACGACGGCGACGCTGGTCGGCGTTCTGATGGAACAGGCGGCCGTAGTACTCCAGAGTCTCGCGTGCATTGAGAAAGCGATAGAGGTACGACTCTTCCGGCAGATATCCAATCTGTTTTTTGGTTGCTACGTCATCAGGACGCTTACCGAAAACCGCGATGCGTCCTGC
Proteins encoded in this region:
- a CDS encoding ATP-binding cassette domain-containing protein, which encodes MTAILTTTPAPIPAPPTADAVIRCAGLTKIFKDFWLRNRVTAVDAIDLEVRRGEVFGLLGPNGSGKSTTIKMILGLLHPTAGRIAVFGKRPDDVATKKQIGYLPEESYLYRFLNARETLEYYGRLFHQNADQRRRRIDQLLQFVGLEAVQRRPVGEYSKGMQRRIGLAQALINDPQLLILDEPTTGMDPIGTRQIKDLILELARRGKTILLCSHLLADVEDVCDRVAIMFGGKVRAQGTVDELLLRQDMTTIQTEALDVETIQEVEALLEKHGKSIDRVEQPRQKLESLFLEIVQQAQAEGATTSGARSGGKIAEFLTSGPATQSDEPDNVIEQLVSAPQPSVEPANQEPAIVEPASPQPDNAVLNSLIVPTNEPAEATAPPSPQVAVIPSAATALPTTPKPAPPEPEQTPVVTAAPPASQPPPVETQRKTTGEQPDQAFIEALTKVEPFKGDEPAKSSGHDESRS
- a CDS encoding ABC transporter permease subunit → MLKRWVIWLIVLVVIVALGQGLAAAMVAQIPRSGDQAALQRAVSMHNAANITLWISWAAAYVWLIVGCWWWRHLKQVRWTAFFLHGTVVLYLITGSRIYVGPPYLHGMPSMSYYLSEWGLSRWYPGTAIGLSGIWAMTIFFLLGLALIRLLLRPGHPVLGIARTLVDEAIRMKVALIFIILIVVVLPILPFLFNPAERLQYRVQSFITYSLGLGTLFLSLMTIFLACKTISDELERRQIFLTLTKPVGRGQYLLGKWLGIMALNLLLVAAIGGATHLFTRILQAQRDRGDADRWAVEEYVLVARDSVQPVPIDESAMQNMFRNVFKEMYEAEPERFGGGNYNPANPQDLQAAANQLTPEQRKQIQTVVLNKWFTIAPRNKQTYRFTGLNTAKAFGRPIQLRFKINSNKVETSDPTQTAAILDNETVTFGLKLNGHYFPDIGDTQAPVVVTPNNFRVIDVPLSYINDDGVLDMEIYNIDLLHPDLSPPVSLTFDSSEGLEVLYRVSSYEANLFRALAIIWVQLGFLAIFGLAAGTFLGFNVAALLSLMVYVVSIAKSFILESIGYFAAPAPAGSNLWQKLVFNATGFGSNIAQGKIWDALKIPIGLLGDSFTMVVPSFSDFDPVPKLADGRLISWLMVSETFLWVGVISAGFCGLIGWWIFSRRELARVTV